CAATGTCCACGACGTTGCCGTAGGCGCTCATCCAGCCGGCGGCCACTACAATGCCGGCAGAAGCCGCGTACACGGACGTACCTGCAGGCGCGGCAAAATCAACCCCGCTGTGCAGCATATGACGTCCGGTTACCGGGTTCTTGCGCCAACCGTAAGTGGATGAAATTCGTGCATTGTTCATAGAAACCGGAATGGCGGTGGGGGTACGCTGCTGCTCTGCACCCTGCAGCTGCATCGCCAGATCGGCCGTTTTGAGCATATCATCGCCGCGCGATAAGGCAACCTTCAGGCTATCGAGCTCACGCCCGAGTTCCTCGGCAGACATGACGCTGCTGTTTTCCGGCTCCAGATCTTCCATCGGCTCGTCACTGGCCAGGGCGTTCTGGCTGAGCAGCTTGTGCAGTTCAGACGTTTCGGCATCGGCGCCAGTACTCACGGCCAGCCGTTCACCCAAGCGGGCGATGGTATCTACCTTGGCCCGCAACTGCCCGATCTGTGAGGCCATCACATTCAGATTATGATGAATCAAGGCTGCATCACGCAGCGCTTCGGGTGTAGACTCCACAGAAGCGACTTGTTCGTGCATGGGCAGCGATGGCAGCCCAAAATGGCGTTCCAGCAAGGCGCCGGCAGCAACCGCCAGACCCAGGCTGAGCATGGACACGCTAAACGCCCATACTTTCTTTGTCTTCACAGGAGTGGTATTCTGCGAAGCATGTTGCTCTTCTTTCAATTTCGTACCTGTTTAAAATAATGGCTCTGTTTTACAAAAAAAACGGTGCTTCGCGCCGCGATCGAGGCGAAGGTAAAACGGCCGCAAATTGGTTGGGGCATGACTCCCGCCGGGGCCGGTTGCTGGAAACAGCAGAACAGTTCAACCTGATACAGGGACTGATTGCACAGGCTCTGCAACTTCCCGTGGGTCATGCGTGTCGCGTGGTTGGGCTGGAAAACGGCACACTGATTATTGCCGTTCCCAGCGCTGCCCACGCAGCAAAAATCCGACAATTGACCACAACTATACATCAGCTGCTGGTCGCTAAAGGGCAACGGGTGGATCAAATCCGCATAAAAATCCAGGCCGGGCTCAAAAATACCGCAATAACGGCGGCTTCACCACCGCCGATCCACATGCCCCCTTTGGGTGAACAGGCCCGTGGCGCCTTGCTTGAACTGCAACAAACCACAGACAATCAGGGGCTGGCTGAAACACTGGCCCGGATTCTTGAAAAGAATCAGGCTAAACGCCAATCCTGACTCACGGCATCGGCGGCTGCCGCTGCGGAATCATAGGTAATGATTTCGTAGGCATCCGGCTGCGATAGCAGCGTACGCGCCAGCTTGTTATTTAACGCATGGCCGGATTTGCAGGCCACATAACGGGCCAGCAACGGATGGCCGATCAGATACAGATCGCCAATAGCGTCCAGGATCTTGTGCTTGACGAATTCGTCATCGTAACGCAGGCCGTCCGAATTCAGGATCCGGAACTCATCCATCACAATGGCGTTATCCAGGCTGCCGCCACGCGCCAGACCGTGGGCGCGCATGGCTTCCACTTCCTGTGCAAAACCGAAGGTGCGCGCACGGGCGATTTCCCGGGTATAGGAATCGCGTGCGAAATCCACTTCGGCAAAACTGGCCGTCGAATCAATGGCCGGATGGTGAAAGTTGATCGAAAAGGCCAGGGAGAAGCCGGCATAGGGTTCAAGGCGGGCCCATTTGGCGTTTTCTCCTTCGCCATCCTGCACTTCAATGGTTTTCAGAACGCGCAAAAAGCGCTTGGGCGCATCCTGCTCTTCGATACCGGCCGAGCGCAGCAGGTATACAAAGGTCCCCGCGCTACCATCCATAATAGGCACTTCTTCTGCGTTCAGATCGACGTGAATGTTGTCAATGCCCAGGCCGGCCAGCGCCGACATCAAGTGTTCTACTGTTGACACGCGTACATCGCCGTTCTGCAGCACGGACGCCATTCGGGTATCGCCTACCTT
Above is a window of Advenella kashmirensis WT001 DNA encoding:
- a CDS encoding M23 family metallopeptidase encodes the protein MKEEQHASQNTTPVKTKKVWAFSVSMLSLGLAVAAGALLERHFGLPSLPMHEQVASVESTPEALRDAALIHHNLNVMASQIGQLRAKVDTIARLGERLAVSTGADAETSELHKLLSQNALASDEPMEDLEPENSSVMSAEELGRELDSLKVALSRGDDMLKTADLAMQLQGAEQQRTPTAIPVSMNNARISSTYGWRKNPVTGRHMLHSGVDFAAPAGTSVYAASAGIVVAAGWMSAYGNVVDIDHGKGVVTRYAHNSKLLVKVGDLVAKRQVIAKVGSTGRSTGAHVHFEVRVDGEPTDPIAFLSQMSSSTAVASTAPDSLLKRAEQVGAAALSSKIVTDTKEHVRLPSGITTRPRMR
- a CDS encoding DciA family protein; its protein translation is MGHDSRRGRLLETAEQFNLIQGLIAQALQLPVGHACRVVGLENGTLIIAVPSAAHAAKIRQLTTTIHQLLVAKGQRVDQIRIKIQAGLKNTAITAASPPPIHMPPLGEQARGALLELQQTTDNQGLAETLARILEKNQAKRQS
- the lpxC gene encoding UDP-3-O-acyl-N-acetylglucosamine deacetylase translates to MLRQRTIKNLVKTTGVGMHSGRRVEITLRPAQANTGIIFHRVDTPEVVDLPAVADKVGDTRMASVLQNGDVRVSTVEHLMSALAGLGIDNIHVDLNAEEVPIMDGSAGTFVYLLRSAGIEEQDAPKRFLRVLKTIEVQDGEGENAKWARLEPYAGFSLAFSINFHHPAIDSTASFAEVDFARDSYTREIARARTFGFAQEVEAMRAHGLARGGSLDNAIVMDEFRILNSDGLRYDDEFVKHKILDAIGDLYLIGHPLLARYVACKSGHALNNKLARTLLSQPDAYEIITYDSAAAAADAVSQDWRLA